In a genomic window of Gossypium arboreum isolate Shixiya-1 chromosome 9, ASM2569848v2, whole genome shotgun sequence:
- the LOC108456799 gene encoding prohibitin-3, mitochondrial-like, which yields MGSNQAAVSFLTNIARAAFGLGAAATLLNASMYTVDGGERAVIFDRLRGVLDKTAEEGTHFLVPWLQKPFIYDIRMKPHTFSSISGTKDLQMVNLTLRVLSKPKVDKLPEIYQRLGLEYDEKVLPSIGNEVLKAVVAQFNADQLLTERPQVSALVRNSLTQRARDFNIELADVAITHLSYGAEFSRAVEQKQVAQQEAERSRYVVAKADQERRAAVIRAEGESEAAKLISEATLTAGMGLIELRRIEASREIAGTLAKSPNVQYIPGGQNILLAMNPSRP from the exons ATGGGAAGCAATCAAGCTGCAGTGTCTTTCTTAACCAACATCGCACGCGCAGCTTTTGGCCTCGGTGCCGCTGCAACTCTCCTCAATGCCTCCATGTACACCGTGGACGGTGGCGAAAGAGCTGTAATCTTTGATCGTTTAAGAGGAGTGTTGGACAAAACGGCCGAAGAAGGTACCCACTTTTTGGTCCCATGGCTGCAGAAGCCTTTCATCTATGATATACGTATGAAGCCTCACACCTTCTCATCTATTTCCGGAACCAAGGATCTCCAGATGGTTAACCTCACTCTTCGAGTCCTTTCTAAACCTAAG GTGGATAAGCTTCCTGAAATTTATCAACGCCTTGGTCTCGAGTACGATGAGAAAGTGCTTCCCTCCATTGGAAATGAGGTGTTGAAAGCTGTGGTTGCACAGTTCAATGCTGATCAGCTTCTCACCGAGCGCCCCCAAGTGTCTGCATTGGTCCGGAATTCACTGACACAGCGTGCGAGGGACTTTAACATTGAGCTAGCCGATGTAGCGATTACACACTTGTCGTATGGTGCCGAATTCTCAAGAGCAGTGGAGCAAAAGCAGGTGGCACAACAGGAGGCAGAGCGGTCAAGGTACGTTGTGGCGAAAGCTGATCAGGAAAGGAGGGCTGCTGTTATCCGAGCAGAAGGTGAAAGTGAGGCTGCGAAGTTAATTTCGGAAGCAACTCTGACTGCTGGTATGGGACTGATTGAGCTAAGGAGGATTGAGGCATCAAGGGAAATTGCTGGAACCCTTGCTAAGTCACCCAACGTGCAATATATTCCTGGTGGACAAAACATACTTCTCGCTATGAATCCATCTAGGCCATGA
- the LOC108456798 gene encoding glyceraldehyde-3-phosphate dehydrogenase 2, cytosolic-like → MGKIKIGINGFGRIGRLVARVALQSEDVELVAVNDPFITTDYMTYMFKYDSVHGQWKHHELKVKDSKTLLFGEKPVTVFGIRNPEEIPWGETGADYVVESTGVFTDKDKAAAHLKGGAKKVIISAPSKDAPMFVVGVNEKEYKPDLHIVSNASCTTNCLAPLAKVIHDKFGIVEGLMTTVHSITATQKTVDGPSMKDWRGGRAASFNIIPSSTGAAKAVGKVLPSLNGKLTGMAFRVPTVDVSVVDLTVRLEKKASYEDIKATIKAESETNLKGILGYVDEDLVSTDFVGDSRSSIFDAKAGIALNDNFVKLVAWYDNEWGYSSRVIDLIRHMASA, encoded by the exons ATGGGGAAGATCAAGATCGGAATCAACG GATTTGGAAGGATCGGGCGTTTGGTTGCCAGAGTTGCTCTCCAAAGTGAAGATGTTGAGCTCGTTGCTGTTAACGATCCTTTCATCACCACCGATTACATG ACCTACATGTTTAAGTATGACAGTGTTCACGGTCAATGGAAGCACCATGAGCTTAAGGTGAAGGACTCAAAAACCCTTCTCTTTGGTGAAAAGCCTGTCACTGTTTTCGGCATCAG AAACCCTGAAGAAATCCCTTGGGGTGAGACTGGAGCTGATTATGTCGTTGAGTCTACTGGTGTTTTCACTGACAAGGACAAAGCTGCTGCCCATTTGAAG GGTGGTGCAAAGAAGGTAATCATCTCTGCTCCCAGTAAGGATGCTCCCATGTTTGTTGTGGGTGTCAATGAGAAGGAATACAAGCCTGACCTTCACATTGTATCCAATGCTAGCTGCACTACCAACTGCCTTGCTCCATTGGCTAAG GTCATCCATGACAAATTTGGCATTGTTGAGGGTCTTATGACCACTGTCCATTCGATTACTG CTACTCAAAAGACCGTTGATGGTCCATCAATGAAGGACTGGAGAGGTGGTAGAGCTGCTTCGTTCAATATCATTCCTAGCAGCACTGGAGCTGCCAAG GCTGTTGGCAAAGTGTTGCCATCATTGAATGGCAAGCTGACTGGAATGGCATTCCGTGTTCCCACAGTTGATGTCTCTGTAGTTGACCTCACGGTTAGGCTTGAGAAGAAGGCTTCTTATGAAGATATCAAGGCCACTATCAA gGCGGAATCTGAAACTAATTTAAAAGGAATTCTTGGCTACGTAGATGAAGACTTGGTATCAACTGACTTTGTTGGGGACAGCAG GTCAAGCATCTTTGATGCCAAGGCTGGCATTGCATTAAATGACAATTTTGTTAAGCTTGTCGCGTGGTACGATAACGAATGGGGTTACAG TTCTCGTGTGATCGACTTGATCCGGCACATGGCTTCTGCCTAA
- the LOC108454004 gene encoding cytosolic Fe-S cluster assembly factor NBP35: protein MENGEIPENANEHCPGPQSESAGKSDACQGCPNQEVCATAPKGPDPDLVAIAERMATVKHKILVLSGKGGVGKSTFSAQLSFALAAKDFQVGLLDIDICGPSIPKMLGLEGQDIHQSNLGWSPVYVESNLGVMSIGFMLPNPDEAVIWRGPRKNGLIKQFLKDVYWGELDFLVVDAPPGTSDEHISIVQFLQATGIDGAIIVTTPQQVSLIDVRKEVSFCKKVGVPVLGVVENMSGLCQPLKDFRFLRMTENGEHTDLTEKVIEYMKEKAPEMLDLIAASEIFDSSGGGAAKMCTEMGVPFLGKVPLDPQLCKAAEEGKSCFSEQKCSISAPALKSIVEKLMAKYWCKEMSVEQ, encoded by the exons ATGGAGAACGGAGAAATCCCAGAAAACGCCAATGAAC ATTGTCCGGGTCCTCAATCGGAGTCAGCTGGTAAATCCGATGCATGCCAAGGTTGCCCTAATCAAGAAGTTTGTGCCACCGCCCCTAAGGGCCCTGACCCGG ACTTGGTTGCAATTGCAGAGAGAATGGCTACTGTTAAGCATAAGATACTGGTTTTATCGGGGAAGGGAGGGGTTGGCAAAAGCACTTTCTCTGCCCAACTCTCATTTGCACTAGCAGCTAAGGATTTCCAGGTGGGTCTACTGGACATTGATATTTGTGGTCCAAGCATTCCGAAAATGCTTGGCCTAGAAGGTCAAGACATTCACCAGAGTAACCTTGGCTGGTCTCCTGTTTATGTTGAGTCCAACCTTGGGGTAATGTCAATTGGGTTCATGCTCCCCAACCCTGATGAAGCTGTCATTTGGAGAGGACCGCGTAAAAATGGGCTCATCAAACAATTCCTTAAAGATGTATACTGGGGAGAGCTTGATTTTCTGGTTGTTGATGCCCCTCCTGGGACCTCTGATGAGCACATCTCAATCGTTCAGTTCCTACAGGCTACTGGGATAGATGGAGCTATCATCGTCACTACGCCGCAGCAAGTCTCTTTGATTGATGTGCGTAAAGAAGTTAGTTTCTGCAAAAAAGTTGGAGTACCAGTTCTTGGAGTTGTTGAGAACATGAGTGGCTTGTGTCAGCCATTGAAAGATTTCAGGTTTTTGAGGATGACAGAGAATGGTGAACATACTGATCTCACAGAGAAGGTTATTGAGTATATGAAGGAGAAAGCACCTGAAATGCTAGATCTCATTGCTGCCAGTGAAATCTTTGATAGCAGTGGTGGTGGTGCAGCAAAAATGTGTACAGAAATGGGAGTACCATTTCTCGGAAAGGTTCCATTGGATCCACAGCTTTGCAAGGCAGCTGAAGAAGGCAAATCTTGTTTTTCTGAACAGAAGTGCAGTATTAGCGCTCCTGCATTGAAGAGTATTGTTGAGAAGCTGATGGCGAAGTATTGGTGTAAAGAAATGTCTGTGGAACAGTAG